A part of Penaeus vannamei isolate JL-2024 chromosome 1, ASM4276789v1, whole genome shotgun sequence genomic DNA contains:
- the LOC138861664 gene encoding calcium-activated chloride channel regulator 1-like (The sequence of the model RefSeq protein was modified relative to this genomic sequence to represent the inferred CDS: added 207 bases not found in genome assembly), producing the protein MTSSQPVKMRNMTSRMKLVLVTMMVMYVQEAVAFPGDLRLVNNGYNGLTVAISENVPHDHCNHVIHGLKSVLTEFSNVLWTTTGGRASLREVTVALPRSWKMDALTCSLLSPLTTSATPSEAHIRVTAPHPVFGNRPWTQQSQGCGRQGDYIQMGGDFLRATTNDSYVYAARLLVTEWVKFRWGVFEERGYKDDPLYPTTFRDPKTNSPRPNRCSTHSITPAPFCSTAAHTPEAPTKHNAQCGGRAAWDIILQSQDFIEGRNEPSNATAPLLPSFKFVQESAPRIVLVVEDTAAMNLQRRWEFVRKAVRRVVVYDVPDGAYVSLVVFNSVAQTAAPLLKMDSLSDVRQRVGSSLPRNPSRVPESHKCVLCALQEALRAFSSDPAGAEGATIILVTTGKGAAPQSDLNEMSRLANSRGVRIDTVLYPMTERRGGPSASHGLETLVADTRGSSFTVMDEGVGNDSKVSMMVALMDALLAAVRRSAPPAAPGAPVIIHSRPYPGGIASMASGTFTLDESLGPSARFSIYYYDLNHVGNTVKLTTPSGQTIASVNMQEEDGDANVIFVNIPKAERGLWHYQVENRADSHQGLHIQVTGTESEERKISLRLWTSLPNTPINATDPSVPVIIYAEVKDDEVPILKAKVTAKLQRLGTNATGSNYDPIYVDLFDNGFGDPDITGGDGVYSRYLPALQGGPGHYELSVSVDHNSGSAVAPINDAFTRPLRIYSEKEKQTCCGSVIRYDHVKPVAQFQRSTTYGVLDVVSRRPPVDLVPPTRILDLRTFVNLTTREVSLRWTAPGDDYDWDRAHHYEAKLASSWAEAKAFEGQRIPGMPAPVMVGTEQVVSIPVVTYDQLVYVVIRAVDEAGNRGGVSNIAALWVPQPPTTPPIVTSPRTLAPSSDPSEPLGRGITQPVRVAGLNLEDMAVIIGSVGGFLIIVAVLATFCYCHVARRRRHQHKKDTEKIEANRNVIIKTNSTLMVDQDESQDSVDSAVKEEVVTTKDGRPLSPMQSWGASKLLQEHERRFSVTSGPLVEAAGTLAHYQSLQEPFPDVTLTGTHSYPSSQTPSTTHSDPPAYQPPYTTADAYAAYPYPYHPGYSHEELPPYTPGLSSQSSQASTAYTHEMASQPSELAYPVDASAFQPADMPSFVGEIAYTQAQPPMYASYPEDAPVTTQAPVRAKVPPPVAPKPPLAARAAATVTTATASVEPKRRNVTQV; encoded by the exons AGTGTGCTCACTGAATTCTCGAACGTGCTGTGGACGACCACGGGCGGCCGGGCGTCGCTGAGGGAAGTGACCGTCGCGCTCCCCCGCTCCTGGAAGATGGACGCCCTCACCTGCTCCCTGCTGTCCCCCCTCACGACGTCGGCGACCCCCAGCGAGGCGCACATCCGCGTCACGGCCCCTCACCCCGTGTTCGGAAATCGCCCGTGGACGCAGCAGAGCCAGGGCTGCGGGCGGCAGGGCGACTACATCCAGATGGGCGGCGATTTCCTTCGCGCGACAACCAACGACAGCTACGTGTACGCCGCCCGCCTACTGGTGACCGAGTGGGTGAAGTTCCGATGGGGCGTGTTTGAGGAGCGAGGCTACAAGGACGACCCCCTGTACCCCACGACATTCCGCGACCCCAAGACGAACAGCCCACGCCCTAACCGGTGCAGTACCCATAGCATCACGCCCGCACCATTCTGCTCCACGGCCGCCCACACCCCCGAGGCGCCCACCAAGCACAACGCGCAGTGCGGCGGGCGTGCAGCCTGGGACATCATCCTCCAGTCGCAGGATTTCATcgaaggaag GAACGAGCCGTCCAACGCCACCGCCCCGCTCCTGCCCTCGTTCAAGTTCGTGCAGGAGTCCGCCCCTCGCATCGTACTGGTGGTGGAGGACACGGCCGCCATGAACCTGCAGCGCCGCTGGGAGTTCGTTCGAAAGGCCGTGCGTCGCGTGGTCGTGTACGACGTGCCCGACGGCGCCTACGTCTCGCTCGTCGTATTCAACTCCGTCGCACAAACGGCAGCGCCGCTGCTCAAGATGGACTCGCTCTCCGACGTCCGCCAGCGCGTAGGCTCGTCCCTGCCGCGAAACCCCTCCCGCGTCCCCGAGAGCCACAAGTGTGTACTATGCGCCCTCCAGGAGGCGCTGCGGGCCTTCTCGTCCGACCCCGCAGGTGCCGAGGGAGCCACCATCATCCTGGTGACCACGGGGAAGGGCGCGGCCCCCCAGAGCGACCTCAATGAAATGTCCCGCCTGGCCAACTCGAGGGGCGTGAGGATCGACACCGTCCTGTACCCGATGACTGAGCGGCGAGGAGGCCCGTCCGCTTCGCACGGCCTCGAGACCCTGGTGGCAGACACCCGCGGCTCTTCCTTCACCGTGATGGACGAGGGCGTCGGCAACGACTCCAAAGTGAGCATGATGGTGGCGCTGATGGACGCTCTCTTGGCAGCCGTGCGCCGCAGCGCTCCTCCCGCCGCGCCAGGCGCCCCCGTCATCATCCACAGTCGGCCGTACCCTGGGGGCATCGCATCCATGGCCTCGGGCACCTTCACCCTGGACGAGTCCCTGGGGCCCAGCGCGCGCTTCTCCATCTACTACTACGACCTGAACCACGTGGGCAACACGGTGAAGCTGACGACGCCCTCCGGCCAGACCATCGCCTCCGTCAACATGCAGGAGGAGGACGGCGACGCCAACGTCATCTTCGTGAACATCCCGAAGGCGGAGCGCGGGCTCTGGCACTACCAGGTGGAGAACCGCGCCGACTCGCACCAGGGGCTGCACATCCAGGTGACGGGCACGGAGAGCGAGGAGCGCAAGATCAGCCTGCGCCTGTGGACCAGTCTGCCCAACACGCCCATCAATGCCACCGACCCTTCGGTGCCCGTCATCATCTACGCGGAGGTCAAGGACGACGAAGTGCCCATCCTCAAGGCGAAGGTCACGGCCAAGCTGCAGCGCCTCGGCACCAACGCCACGGGAAGCAACTACGACCCAATATACGTGGACCTTTTCGATAATGGATTCGGAG ATCCCGACATTACAGGCGGCGACGGCGTCTACTCGCGCTACCTGCCGGCGCTGCAGGGGGGGCCCGGACACTACGAGCTCAGCGTCAGCGTCGACCACAACAGCGGATCTGCCGTCGCGCCCATCAACGACGCTTTCACGCGCCCGCTGCGCATCTACTCGGAAAAAGAGAAGCAGACGTGCTGCGGCAGCGTGATCCGTTACGACCACGTGAAGCCCGTGGCGCAGTTCCAGCGCTCGACGACTTACGGCGTCTTGGACGTTGTTTCGCGGCGCCCGCCCGTCGACCTCGTGCCGCCCACGCGTATCCTGGACCTCCGCACCTTTGTCAACCTCACCACCCGTGAGGTGTCGCTACGCTGGACGGCGCCCGGCGACGACTACGACTGGGACCGCGCTCACCACTACGAGGCGAAGCTGGCCAGCTCGTGGGCGGAGGCGAAGGCCTTCGAGGGCCAGCGGATCCCCGGCATGCCCGCGCCCGTCATGGTGGGGACGGAGCAAGTCGTGTCGATCCCGGTGGTCACCTACGACCAGCTGGTGTACGTGGTCATCCGCGCCGTTGACGAGGCGGGCAACCGCGGGGGAGTGAGCAACATCGCGGCCCTGTGGGTGCCGCAGCCGCCTACGACGCCGCCCATAGTGACCAGCCCGCGCACCCTGGCGCCCTCGAGCGATCCGAGCGAGCCTCTGGGGCGCGGCATCACTCAGCCCGTGCGAGTGGCCGGCCTCAACCTGGAGGACATGGCCGTGATCATCGGGTCGGTGGGCGGCTTCTTGATCATCGTGGCCGTTCTGGCCACGTTCTGCTACTGCCACGTGGCCCGGCGGCGGCGCCACCAGCACAAGAAGGACACCGAGAAGATCGAGGCCAACAGGAACGTCATCATCAAAACGAACTCGACGCTGATGGTGGACCAGGACGAGAGCCAGGATTCGGTGGACAGCGCCGTCAAGGAGGAGGTGGTCACCACCAAAGACGGGCGTCCGCTGTCGCCCATGCAGTCGTGGGGCGCGTCCAAGTTGCTGCAGGAGCATGAGCGACGCTTTTCCGTGACAAGTGGGCCCCTGGTAGAAGCCGCCGGCACGCTGGCTCACTACCAGAGCCTGCAGGAGCCATTCCCCGATGTGACACTGACCGGCACTCACTCGTACCCCAGCTCGCAgacaccctccaccacccactcGGACCCGCCCGCCTACCAGCCACCCTACACCACCGCAGACGCGTACGCCGCCTACCCGTACCCCTACCACCCAGGCTACAGCCACGAGGAGCTGCCCCCGTACACGCCCGGCCTGTCCTCCCAGTCGTCGCAGGCCTCGACGGCGTACACGCACGAAATGGCCTCACAGCCGTCCGAGCTGGCGTACCCGGTCGACGCGTCCGCCTTCCAGCCCGCCGACATGCCGTCCTTTGTTGGAGAAATCGCTTACACCCAAGCCCAGCCCCCGATGTACGCCAGCTAccccgaggacgcccccgtcacTACCCAGGCCCCCGTGCGAGCTAAGGTGCCCCCTCCAGTcgcccccaaaccccccctcgccgcccgcgccgccgccaccGTCACAACGGCGACCGCGTCCGTGGAGCCCAAGCGGCGCAACGTGACCCAGGTGTGA